A single genomic interval of Burkholderia cepacia ATCC 25416 harbors:
- the urtB gene encoding urea ABC transporter permease subunit UrtB: MPTRFRRAAVAIVACAALAGGLPRAAFALTAADTAALAGDDFDAKTAAVERLAADPDPRAVALLNALSNGDALATGDGRLLIQSGDTAHDALSQAATPAGDAQPVMLNNLLRTKIAGALSGLALASPDVAARRDAIDALLKSPDPALKPMIDRARAKETDPTLKRRLDALWAIAALHDADPAKRLEAVQVVAARRDLDMIEQLRPLVAKNADGSYAEPDARVRDAAQQGLDALHSLQRRGEIAGTLFAGLSLGSVLLLAALGLAITYGLIGVINMAHGEFLMIGAYATYVVQTLIQRYAPGAFDWYPLVAVPVSFVTAALVGIVLERLVLRHLYGRPLETLLATFGVSLILIQATRMLFGAQNVQVVNPSWMSGGVTVMQNLILPYNRLVILAFALAVVFVAWAVLTKTRLGLFVRAVTQNRRMAACVGVKTARVDAYAFAFGAGIAGLGGCALSQIGNVGPDLGQNYIIDSFMAVVLGGVGQIAGTVLGGFGLGLVSKAIEPFWGAVLAKIAVLVMIVLFIQKRPQGMFAPKGRSAEA; encoded by the coding sequence ATGCCTACACGCTTTCGCCGAGCCGCCGTCGCGATCGTCGCGTGCGCCGCCCTCGCGGGCGGGCTGCCGCGCGCCGCATTCGCGCTGACGGCTGCCGATACCGCCGCGCTCGCCGGCGACGACTTCGACGCGAAGACGGCCGCGGTCGAACGGCTCGCCGCCGATCCCGATCCGCGCGCCGTCGCGTTGCTCAACGCGCTGTCGAACGGCGACGCGCTCGCGACCGGCGACGGCCGCCTGCTGATCCAGTCCGGCGACACCGCACACGACGCGCTCTCGCAGGCCGCGACGCCGGCCGGCGACGCGCAGCCCGTGATGCTGAACAACCTGCTGCGCACGAAAATCGCGGGCGCGCTGTCGGGGCTCGCGCTCGCGTCGCCCGACGTCGCCGCGCGCCGCGACGCGATCGATGCGCTGCTGAAGTCGCCCGACCCGGCACTCAAGCCGATGATCGACCGAGCGCGCGCAAAGGAAACGGATCCCACGCTGAAGCGCCGCCTCGATGCATTGTGGGCGATCGCCGCGCTGCACGACGCCGATCCGGCGAAGCGCCTCGAAGCCGTGCAGGTGGTGGCCGCGCGCCGCGATCTCGACATGATCGAGCAGTTGCGCCCGCTCGTCGCGAAGAATGCCGACGGCAGCTACGCGGAGCCCGACGCGCGTGTGCGCGACGCCGCCCAGCAAGGGCTCGACGCATTGCACTCGCTGCAGCGCCGCGGCGAGATCGCGGGCACGCTGTTCGCGGGGCTGTCGCTCGGCAGCGTGCTGCTGCTCGCCGCGCTCGGCCTCGCGATCACGTACGGGCTGATCGGCGTGATCAACATGGCGCACGGCGAATTCCTGATGATCGGTGCGTACGCAACCTATGTCGTGCAGACGCTGATCCAGCGCTACGCACCCGGCGCGTTCGACTGGTATCCGCTCGTCGCCGTGCCGGTGTCGTTCGTGACGGCCGCGTTGGTCGGCATCGTGCTCGAACGGCTCGTGCTGCGGCACCTGTACGGCCGCCCGCTCGAGACCCTGCTCGCCACCTTCGGCGTGAGCCTGATCCTGATCCAGGCGACGCGGATGCTGTTCGGCGCGCAGAACGTGCAGGTCGTGAACCCGTCGTGGATGAGCGGCGGCGTGACGGTGATGCAGAACCTGATCCTGCCGTACAACCGCCTCGTGATCCTCGCGTTCGCGCTCGCGGTGGTGTTCGTCGCGTGGGCCGTGCTGACGAAGACGCGCCTTGGCCTGTTCGTGCGCGCCGTCACGCAGAACCGCCGGATGGCTGCGTGCGTCGGCGTGAAGACCGCACGCGTCGACGCGTACGCTTTCGCGTTCGGCGCCGGCATCGCGGGCCTCGGCGGCTGCGCGCTGTCGCAAATCGGCAATGTCGGCCCGGATCTCGGCCAGAACTACATCATCGATTCGTTCATGGCCGTCGTGCTCGGCGGCGTCGGGCAGATCGCCGGCACCGTGCTCGGCGGCTTCGGGCTCGGTCTCGTCAGCAAGGCGATCGAGCCGTTCTGGGGCGCCGTGCTCGCGAAGATCGCGGTGCTCGTGATGATCGTGCTGTTCATCCAG